The Candidatus Methylomirabilis sp. genome has a window encoding:
- a CDS encoding 3',5'-cyclic-nucleotide phosphodiesterase — MRYEVLGCFGGETPGCRLSSFLLDGTLLIDTGSATAALEIASQARIDHVLLTHSHLDHSRGLAHLADNVFGLRTGPVGVYSIEPVLDGLKASLLNNVLWPDFTEIVDAHGPVLTFQSLPEDRATLLGPFAITPVRVHHTVACVAYLVERDGRAVLHIGDTGPTDQVWRVARQARSLTAVVVETSFPSRLQRLAEASSHLTPHTLEGELVKLGREVPVFVYHLKPQFITEIQQEIR; from the coding sequence ATGCGCTATGAGGTCCTGGGATGCTTCGGCGGGGAGACGCCGGGGTGCCGCCTTTCCAGCTTCCTGCTGGACGGGACCCTGCTCATCGATACCGGCTCCGCCACCGCCGCCCTGGAGATCGCGTCCCAGGCCAGGATCGATCACGTCCTCCTCACCCATTCCCATCTGGATCACTCGCGGGGCCTGGCCCACCTGGCCGACAACGTGTTCGGGCTGCGCACGGGTCCGGTCGGCGTCTACAGCATCGAGCCGGTCCTGGACGGCCTGAAGGCCTCCCTCCTCAATAATGTCCTGTGGCCGGACTTCACCGAAATCGTCGATGCCCACGGCCCGGTGCTGACGTTCCAGTCCCTTCCGGAGGATCGGGCCACGCTCCTGGGCCCCTTCGCCATCACCCCGGTCCGGGTCCACCACACGGTGGCCTGCGTCGCCTACCTGGTGGAGCGGGACGGACGGGCGGTCCTGCACATCGGCGACACGGGCCCTACGGACCAGGTCTGGCGGGTGGCCCGCCAGGCCCGCTCCCTCACGGCCGTCGTGGTGGAAACCTCCTTCCCCAGCCGGCTCCAGCGCCTGGCCGAGGCGAGCAGCCACCTCACCCCCCACACCCTGGAAGGGGAGCTGGTGAAGCTGGGCCGGGAAGTTCCCGTCTTCGTCTATCACCTGAAACCCCAATTCATCACCGAGATCCAGCAGGAAATCCG
- the trpA gene encoding tryptophan synthase subunit alpha, with product MNRIDACFAELRRRGRKALIPYITAGDPDGPTTVQLALEFEKRGADLVELGVPFSDPLADGTTIQRASQRALEGGTTLRAVLGWAAEIRQASQIPLVLMSYVNPLLRMGAAAFAAAARQAGVDGLIVPDLPPEEAGEFLAANDGAGVATVFLAAPTSPPERLRIIAEASRGYIYYVSLKGVTGARAALPMGLGEAVQTLRGLTGKPVVVGFGIGTPAQAAEVAAVADGVIVGSAIVDQVERLRGRADLVEQVGVFVEGLVRAVRLVPPGA from the coding sequence GTGAACCGCATTGACGCCTGCTTCGCGGAGCTCCGGCGGCGCGGGCGGAAGGCGCTCATCCCCTACATCACGGCCGGCGATCCGGACGGGCCCACGACGGTCCAACTCGCCCTGGAGTTCGAGAAGCGGGGGGCGGACCTGGTGGAGCTCGGGGTGCCCTTCTCCGATCCGCTCGCCGATGGCACGACGATCCAGCGGGCCTCCCAGCGGGCCCTCGAGGGGGGGACGACCCTCCGGGCCGTTCTCGGGTGGGCCGCCGAGATTCGGCAAGCCTCCCAGATTCCCCTCGTCCTCATGTCCTACGTGAATCCCCTTCTCCGGATGGGAGCTGCGGCCTTCGCGGCGGCGGCCCGGCAGGCGGGGGTGGATGGCCTCATCGTTCCGGACCTCCCGCCCGAAGAGGCGGGGGAGTTCCTGGCCGCCAATGACGGCGCCGGCGTCGCCACGGTCTTCCTGGCCGCACCGACGTCACCGCCGGAGCGGCTCCGCATCATTGCGGAGGCGTCCCGGGGATACATCTACTACGTCTCGCTGAAGGGGGTGACGGGGGCCCGGGCGGCCCTTCCGATGGGGCTCGGCGAAGCGGTCCAGACCCTGCGCGGCCTGACGGGGAAGCCGGTGGTGGTCGGTTTCGGCATCGGGACACCGGCGCAGGCGGCGGAGGTGGCGGCGGTGGCGGACGGGGTGATCGTCGGTTCCGCCATCGTGGACCAGGTAGAGCGGCTCCGGGGGCGGGCGGATCTGGTGGAGCAGGTGGGGGTGTTCGTGGAGGGGCTCGTCCGGGCGGTGCGCCTCGTCCCTCCCGGCGCGTAG
- the trpB gene encoding tryptophan synthase subunit beta, with translation MQRSRPEVPVLPDPEGHFGPYGGKFVPETLMAALAELEKAYREAQRDPAFRAELEGLLHRYVGRPTPLSFAARMTARFGGPRIYLKREDLCHTGAHKINNTIGQVLLAKRMGKGRVIAETGAGQHGVATATAAALLGLTCEVYMGTEDMRRQALNVFRMRLLGAKVTPVEAGSRTLKDAINEAMRDWVTNVGDTHYVLGSVLGAHPYPLMVRDFQVIIGREMRVQILLAEGRLPDVLLACVGGGSNSIGLFHPFLPDRTVRMIGVEAGGLGIASGKHAARFAGGRVGVLHGTRSYVLQDEGGQIQTTHSVSAGLDYPSVGPEHAYLFEAGRVEYVSVTDEEALRGFQLCCETEGIIPALESAHAVAYAERLAPTLPRDAVCVINMSGRGDKDVQIVAELLGRGA, from the coding sequence ATGCAGCGATCTCGGCCTGAGGTGCCTGTCCTGCCCGACCCGGAGGGCCACTTCGGCCCGTACGGGGGGAAGTTCGTCCCGGAAACGCTGATGGCCGCCCTGGCCGAGCTGGAGAAGGCGTACCGGGAGGCCCAGCGCGACCCCGCCTTCCGGGCCGAGCTCGAGGGGTTGCTCCACCGCTACGTGGGTCGGCCCACGCCGCTGAGCTTCGCGGCCCGAATGACCGCCCGCTTCGGCGGGCCCCGCATCTACCTGAAGCGGGAGGACCTCTGTCACACCGGGGCGCACAAGATCAACAACACGATCGGGCAAGTGCTGCTGGCGAAGCGGATGGGGAAAGGCCGGGTGATCGCCGAGACCGGTGCCGGGCAGCACGGGGTCGCCACGGCCACGGCGGCGGCCCTGCTGGGCCTCACCTGCGAGGTCTACATGGGGACCGAGGACATGCGCCGGCAGGCCCTGAACGTGTTCCGCATGCGTCTCCTCGGAGCGAAGGTGACGCCGGTGGAGGCCGGGAGCCGGACCCTCAAGGATGCGATCAATGAGGCCATGCGGGACTGGGTGACGAACGTGGGAGACACGCACTACGTCCTGGGCTCCGTCCTGGGCGCGCATCCCTACCCGCTCATGGTCCGGGACTTCCAAGTGATCATCGGACGCGAGATGCGGGTCCAGATCCTCCTCGCGGAGGGGCGGCTGCCCGATGTCCTGCTGGCCTGCGTGGGGGGCGGCAGCAACTCGATCGGCCTGTTCCACCCCTTCCTGCCGGACCGGACGGTCCGGATGATCGGGGTAGAGGCGGGAGGGCTGGGCATCGCCAGCGGCAAGCACGCGGCGCGGTTCGCGGGAGGGAGGGTGGGGGTCCTCCACGGGACCCGCTCCTACGTCCTGCAGGACGAGGGCGGGCAGATCCAGACCACCCATTCCGTCTCGGCGGGCCTGGACTACCCGAGCGTGGGCCCGGAGCACGCCTACCTCTTCGAGGCCGGGCGGGTCGAGTACGTCTCGGTGACGGATGAGGAGGCTCTCCGGGGGTTCCAGCTCTGCTGCGAGACCGAGGGGATCATTCCGGCCCTGGAGAGCGCCCACGCGGTCGCCTATGCAGAGCGCCTGGCCCCGACGCTCCCGCGGGACGCGGTCTGCGTCATCAACATGTCGGGCCGGGGGGACAAGGATGTCCAGATCGTCGCCGAGCTCCTGGGGAGGGGAGCCTAG
- a CDS encoding phosphoribosylanthranilate isomerase: MVRVKICGITNREDAEASVAAGADALGFIFVPGTPRCLSPEAAQAIIRGLPPFIVPVGVFAGTSLPEVRATVQACGLGAVQLHGDEDAAFAAAVPVRVIRTIRVRDAGSLVGLAGYPAHAFLLDAYAEDRIGGTGRRVSLELLRAAQRLGRVVVSGGLTPENVAEVVAAVRPYAVDCSSGVERAPGLKDHARVRAFVARVRESHAAISA, from the coding sequence ATGGTCCGGGTGAAGATCTGCGGGATCACGAACCGGGAAGACGCCGAGGCTTCGGTGGCGGCCGGAGCCGATGCGCTCGGCTTCATCTTCGTGCCCGGTACGCCCCGCTGCCTCTCCCCGGAGGCGGCCCAGGCGATTATCCGGGGGCTCCCCCCGTTCATCGTGCCGGTCGGGGTCTTTGCCGGGACGTCCCTGCCGGAGGTCCGCGCGACCGTGCAGGCCTGCGGCCTCGGGGCGGTGCAGCTCCACGGGGACGAGGATGCCGCGTTCGCCGCGGCGGTTCCCGTCCGGGTGATCCGGACCATTCGGGTGCGGGATGCGGGGAGCCTGGTGGGGCTGGCCGGCTACCCCGCGCACGCCTTTCTCCTCGACGCCTACGCCGAGGACCGGATCGGGGGGACGGGCCGGCGCGTCTCCCTCGAGCTGCTCCGGGCTGCCCAGCGGCTCGGCCGCGTCGTGGTGTCCGGGGGACTCACCCCAGAGAACGTCGCCGAGGTGGTGGCCGCGGTTCGCCCCTACGCCGTCGATTGCAGCAGCGGCGTGGAGCGGGCACCGGGCCTGAAGGACCACGCCCGGGTGCGCGCCTTCGTGGCGCGGGTGCGGGAGAGCCATGCAGCGATCTCGGCCTGA
- the trpC gene encoding indole-3-glycerol phosphate synthase TrpC, translating to MILDRILAAKREAVAAARTARPLRELRAAAAAAPPLRDFAGAIRRGRGAPAPIRAIAEVKRASPSAGVLREPFDPAGLAAAYAEAGASALSVLTDGPFFQGAPEHLGAARRAGGLPTLRKDFILDPYQVYETRALGADALLLIVAALEPPLLRELLGLSGEIGLAALTEVHTTAELEIALGAGARILGINNRDLRTFRVDLGVTFDLLPKIPAEVPVVSESGIASRADVARLEAAGVDAVLVGEALLRAESPGAALRALLGGAWSG from the coding sequence ATGATCCTGGACCGGATCCTGGCGGCGAAACGGGAGGCGGTGGCCGCCGCGCGGACTGCCCGTCCGCTCCGCGAGCTGCGGGCGGCCGCCGCCGCCGCGCCCCCGCTCCGGGATTTCGCCGGGGCGATCCGCCGGGGGCGGGGGGCGCCGGCCCCGATTCGGGCCATCGCGGAGGTGAAGCGAGCCTCTCCCTCCGCCGGCGTGCTCCGGGAGCCCTTCGATCCGGCCGGCCTCGCCGCCGCCTACGCGGAGGCGGGTGCCAGCGCCCTCTCGGTCCTGACCGATGGGCCCTTCTTCCAGGGAGCCCCCGAGCACCTGGGGGCGGCGCGGCGGGCAGGCGGCCTGCCGACCCTCCGGAAGGATTTCATCCTGGATCCCTACCAGGTGTACGAGACCCGGGCGCTGGGCGCGGATGCGCTCCTCCTGATCGTGGCCGCCCTGGAGCCGCCCCTGCTCCGCGAGCTGCTGGGCCTGTCCGGCGAGATCGGACTGGCGGCGCTGACCGAGGTCCACACCACGGCCGAGCTGGAGATCGCGCTGGGCGCCGGGGCGCGGATCCTGGGGATCAACAACCGAGACCTCCGGACCTTCCGCGTGGATCTGGGTGTCACCTTCGACCTCCTCCCCAAGATCCCCGCGGAGGTCCCGGTGGTGAGCGAGAGCGGCATCGCCTCCCGGGCCGACGTGGCCCGGCTGGAGGCTGCCGGGGTGGACGCGGTGCTGGTGGGGGAGGCCCTGCTCCGGGCGGAAAGCCCCGGGGCAGCGCTGCGGGCCCTCCTGGGGGGCGCATGGTCCGGGTGA
- the trpD gene encoding anthranilate phosphoribosyltransferase yields MVQDAIRKVVEGQHLTAEEAYAVMDQIMSGQATDAQIAGLLTALRMKGETVPELTGFAKVMREKVTPVRTKHRVAASLSGTEREMLVDTCGTGGDAAGTFNVSTATAFVVAGAGIPVAKHGNRSVSSLCGSADVIEALGVNLDLPPEKVGRCIDEVGIGFLFAPLLHKAMRYVMLARKEIRIRTVFNILGPLTNPARASAQVIGVYAGHLTETMAHVLNELGSFRAFVVHGEDGLDEVTVTAETRIAEIRDNRVHTYTVRPEDFGVRRATLKDLQGGNAAENAQIIRSLLKGEQGPRRDIVLLNAGAAIAAGGKARDIREGVATAAHSIDSGAALAKLERMVEFSQREGTA; encoded by the coding sequence ATGGTTCAGGATGCCATCCGGAAGGTGGTCGAGGGGCAGCATTTGACGGCGGAGGAAGCCTACGCCGTCATGGATCAGATCATGTCGGGGCAGGCCACCGACGCCCAGATTGCCGGGCTGCTCACCGCCCTGCGCATGAAGGGCGAGACGGTCCCGGAGCTGACCGGGTTCGCCAAGGTGATGCGGGAGAAGGTGACGCCGGTCCGCACGAAGCACCGGGTCGCCGCGTCCCTCTCGGGAACGGAGCGGGAGATGCTGGTGGACACCTGTGGAACCGGGGGGGACGCCGCCGGGACCTTCAACGTGTCCACCGCGACGGCGTTCGTGGTCGCGGGCGCCGGGATCCCGGTGGCCAAGCACGGGAACCGCTCGGTCTCGAGTCTGTGCGGCAGCGCCGATGTGATCGAGGCCCTGGGGGTCAACCTGGACCTCCCCCCCGAGAAGGTGGGGCGGTGTATCGACGAGGTCGGGATCGGCTTCCTCTTCGCCCCGCTCCTGCACAAGGCGATGCGCTACGTGATGCTGGCGCGCAAGGAGATCCGGATCCGGACGGTCTTCAACATCCTGGGGCCGCTCACCAATCCGGCCAGAGCCTCCGCCCAGGTCATCGGCGTCTACGCCGGGCACCTGACCGAGACGATGGCCCACGTGCTGAACGAGCTGGGTTCCTTCCGGGCGTTCGTGGTGCACGGGGAGGACGGGCTGGACGAGGTCACCGTCACCGCGGAGACGCGGATCGCCGAGATCCGGGACAACCGGGTCCATACGTACACCGTCCGCCCCGAGGACTTCGGCGTGCGGCGGGCCACCCTGAAGGACCTGCAGGGGGGGAACGCCGCCGAGAACGCGCAGATCATCCGGTCGCTGCTGAAGGGGGAGCAGGGCCCGCGGCGGGACATCGTTCTCCTGAACGCCGGGGCAGCCATCGCTGCCGGCGGGAAGGCCCGGGACATCCGGGAGGGGGTGGCGACCGCGGCGCACAGCATCGACAGTGGTGCCGCGCTGGCGAAGCTCGAGCGGATGGTGGAGTTCTCCCAGCGGGAAGGCACCGCATGA
- a CDS encoding aminodeoxychorismate/anthranilate synthase component II, giving the protein MVLVIDNYDSFTYNLVQYLGELGAEVRVVRNDRITVEEVSELRPRRMVISPGPCTPTEAGVSCALIQALAGRLPILGVCLGHQCLGQALGGRIVQADRLMHGKTSPIRHDGRTIFAGLPCPFEATRYHSLIVERATLPACLEVSAETPEGEIMGLRHRTFPLEGVQFHPESILTRPGKALLRNFLTG; this is encoded by the coding sequence GTGGTTCTCGTCATCGACAACTACGACTCCTTCACGTACAACCTGGTGCAGTACCTCGGGGAGCTGGGGGCGGAGGTCCGGGTCGTCCGGAACGATCGGATCACGGTGGAGGAGGTGTCGGAGCTGCGGCCGAGGCGGATGGTGATCTCTCCGGGGCCCTGCACCCCGACCGAGGCGGGCGTTTCGTGCGCCCTGATCCAGGCGTTGGCTGGCCGGTTGCCGATCCTGGGGGTCTGTCTGGGGCACCAGTGCCTGGGGCAGGCGTTGGGGGGACGGATCGTCCAGGCCGACCGGCTCATGCATGGGAAGACCTCGCCCATCCGGCACGACGGGCGGACCATCTTCGCCGGACTGCCCTGCCCCTTCGAGGCCACGCGCTATCACAGCCTGATCGTGGAACGGGCCACCCTCCCTGCCTGCCTGGAGGTCTCGGCCGAGACGCCCGAGGGGGAGATCATGGGTCTCCGGCACCGGACGTTTCCCCTCGAGGGGGTGCAGTTCCACCCCGAGTCCATCCTGACGCGGCCCGGGAAGGCTCTGCTGCGCAATTTCCTCACGGGGTAG
- a CDS encoding response regulator gives MARVLVVDDDRLIREQARDILTQAGFEVTGLPDGKEIFDRIRAHLADVILLDLHLPGGSGLDMLPLIKGLDPELPVIIVTGHASLDAAIEALKRGAYDFIQKPFPPEQIVSAVRRAEERRRLDLRNKSLMLELSEKIHEVVILKQVGETISSTLDLRAILAALIAAARDALHSEASSLLLVEEGTGDLVFEVALGERGEEAKEFRLKRGQGIAGWVAEHGEPLCIPDATRDPRFLGDVDASTGFVTTSVLCVPLRLKGATIGVIEVMNKRGARPYDQEDQRLLQAIGSQAAVAIENAKLYRRVSQQLADLKRLEQTKDDLTQLVVHDLKAPLTSIVLNLDMLDAPEGAAAAKWGRHVGDAMRSCRSLMTLVANLLDISSMEEGKLRLTREPLALTDLVGSVVGELQVQAEEEGIQLGTDVPEDLPLVPADADLMRRVLANLLSNALEHSPPKTRIEVRAALADGSGAVQVDVTDEGEGIPEAYHQKIFEKFGQVDTARPGPRLNKGLGLTFCKLAVEAHGGRIWVQSTVGRGSTFSFTIPLQPDRVRAAAPGR, from the coding sequence ATGGCGCGGGTCCTGGTGGTGGACGACGACCGGCTGATCCGGGAACAGGCCCGGGACATCCTCACCCAGGCCGGTTTCGAGGTGACGGGCCTCCCCGACGGCAAGGAGATCTTCGACCGGATCCGGGCGCACCTGGCGGACGTCATCCTCCTGGATCTCCACCTGCCCGGAGGATCGGGGCTGGACATGCTTCCCCTCATCAAGGGCCTGGACCCGGAGCTCCCGGTCATCATCGTGACCGGCCATGCCTCCCTGGATGCGGCCATCGAGGCCTTGAAGCGGGGCGCCTACGACTTCATCCAGAAGCCGTTCCCCCCCGAGCAGATCGTCAGCGCCGTCCGCCGGGCGGAGGAGCGCCGCCGGCTGGATTTGCGGAACAAGAGCCTGATGCTGGAGCTCTCGGAGAAGATCCACGAGGTGGTCATCCTCAAGCAGGTGGGGGAGACCATCAGCTCGACGCTGGACCTGCGGGCGATCCTGGCCGCCCTCATCGCCGCTGCCAGGGACGCGCTGCACTCGGAGGCCTCCTCCCTCCTCCTGGTAGAGGAGGGCACGGGGGATCTGGTCTTCGAGGTGGCGCTCGGGGAGCGGGGGGAGGAGGCCAAGGAGTTCCGCCTGAAGCGGGGCCAGGGGATCGCCGGCTGGGTGGCGGAGCACGGGGAACCCCTCTGCATCCCGGACGCGACCCGGGATCCCCGCTTTCTGGGAGACGTGGACGCCAGCACGGGGTTCGTGACCACGTCGGTCCTCTGCGTCCCGCTGCGCCTGAAGGGAGCGACCATCGGGGTCATCGAGGTGATGAACAAGCGGGGCGCCCGGCCCTACGATCAGGAGGACCAGCGGCTCCTCCAGGCCATCGGGAGCCAGGCGGCGGTGGCCATCGAGAACGCGAAGCTATACCGCCGAGTGAGCCAGCAGCTCGCCGACCTGAAGCGCCTGGAGCAGACCAAGGACGACCTGACCCAGCTCGTGGTCCACGACCTGAAGGCCCCGCTTACCAGCATCGTCCTGAACCTGGACATGCTGGATGCCCCCGAAGGGGCCGCGGCGGCCAAGTGGGGCCGGCACGTCGGCGACGCCATGCGGAGCTGCCGGAGCCTGATGACCCTGGTGGCCAATCTCCTGGACATCAGCAGCATGGAGGAGGGGAAGCTCCGGCTGACCCGGGAGCCGCTCGCCCTGACCGACCTGGTGGGGTCGGTCGTGGGGGAGCTTCAGGTGCAGGCGGAGGAGGAAGGGATCCAGCTCGGGACGGACGTCCCGGAGGACCTCCCCCTGGTCCCGGCCGACGCCGACCTGATGCGGCGGGTCCTGGCCAACCTGCTGAGTAACGCCCTGGAGCATTCCCCGCCGAAGACCAGGATCGAGGTGCGGGCTGCGCTTGCGGACGGGAGCGGGGCGGTGCAGGTGGACGTGACGGACGAGGGGGAGGGGATCCCGGAGGCCTACCACCAGAAAATCTTCGAGAAGTTCGGCCAGGTGGACACGGCCCGGCCGGGCCCGAGGTTGAACAAGGGCCTGGGCCTCACCTTCTGCAAGCTGGCGGTGGAAGCGCATGGCGGGCGGATCTGGGTGCAGAGCACCGTGGGACGGGGGAGCACCTTCTCCTTCACCATCCCCCTGCAGCCCGATCGCGTGCGAGCGGCGGCTCCCGGGAGGTGA
- the trpE gene encoding anthranilate synthase component I translates to MYRPSFEEFCRLSREGNLIPVSREILADMETPVSAFRKIDSGEYAFLLESVQGGEKWARYSFLGSHPLLVVRTKGARVELLRGGEVQPLPMPADPLALLKAQLAPYRPVRVPGSPRFFGGLVGYLGYDAARFFEKLPDATRDDLDLPDACFLFTDTLLIFDNLRQRITVVSNAHITDPSPDGLERAYEEAVQSIEAIVGELRKPVPVRPPASPAGPRAAPRSTLTREAFEEAVRRCKEYVRAGDIIQSVLSRRLEVSTNAEPFDIYRALRIINPSPYMYYLRLGDLRLVGSSPEVLVRLEEGGIDLRPIAGTRPRGRDEAEDRRLEQELLADPKERAEHIMLVDLGRNDVGRVAEVGSVEVNELMVTERYSHVMHIVSNVRARLRADRDAFDLLRACFPAGTVTGAPKIRAMEIIEELEPVKRGPYAGAVGYFSFSGNMDTCITIRTILCRPGRAYIQAGAGIVADSDPAREYQETASKAEAMLRAVAMAETGLEG, encoded by the coding sequence ATGTACCGACCCAGCTTTGAGGAGTTCTGTCGGCTCAGCCGCGAGGGGAACCTCATCCCGGTCAGCCGGGAGATCCTGGCCGACATGGAGACCCCCGTGTCGGCCTTTCGGAAGATCGACTCCGGGGAGTACGCCTTCCTCCTGGAGAGCGTCCAGGGGGGGGAGAAGTGGGCCCGGTACTCGTTCCTGGGGAGTCACCCGCTCCTGGTCGTGCGAACGAAGGGCGCGCGGGTCGAGCTGCTGCGGGGCGGGGAGGTCCAGCCCCTCCCCATGCCGGCTGATCCGCTGGCCCTCCTGAAGGCCCAGCTGGCCCCCTACCGCCCGGTGCGGGTTCCAGGGTCGCCGCGGTTCTTCGGCGGCCTGGTCGGCTACCTCGGCTACGATGCGGCCCGCTTCTTCGAGAAGCTCCCCGACGCCACCCGGGACGACCTGGACCTTCCGGACGCCTGCTTCCTCTTCACCGATACCCTCCTGATCTTCGATAACCTCCGCCAGCGGATCACGGTGGTGAGCAACGCGCACATCACGGACCCCTCCCCAGACGGACTGGAGCGGGCGTACGAGGAGGCGGTCCAGAGCATCGAGGCCATCGTGGGGGAGCTACGCAAGCCGGTCCCGGTGCGTCCCCCCGCGTCGCCGGCCGGGCCGCGTGCGGCCCCCCGCTCCACCCTGACCCGGGAGGCCTTCGAGGAGGCCGTGCGGCGCTGCAAGGAGTACGTGCGGGCGGGGGATATCATCCAGAGCGTTCTCTCCCGACGCCTGGAGGTCTCCACCAACGCCGAGCCCTTCGACATCTACCGGGCCCTCCGGATCATCAACCCCTCCCCCTACATGTACTACCTCCGCCTGGGAGACCTGCGCCTCGTGGGGTCCTCCCCGGAGGTCCTCGTCCGGCTGGAGGAGGGAGGCATCGACCTCCGGCCCATCGCCGGGACCCGCCCGCGGGGGCGGGACGAGGCGGAGGACCGGCGGCTGGAGCAGGAACTGCTGGCCGATCCGAAGGAGCGGGCCGAGCACATCATGCTGGTGGATCTGGGGCGCAACGACGTCGGCCGGGTGGCGGAGGTGGGGAGCGTGGAGGTCAACGAGCTCATGGTGACCGAGCGCTACTCCCACGTCATGCACATCGTCAGCAACGTCCGGGCCCGCCTCCGGGCGGACCGGGATGCCTTCGACCTGCTCCGGGCCTGCTTCCCGGCCGGGACGGTCACCGGGGCCCCGAAGATCCGGGCGATGGAGATCATCGAGGAGCTGGAGCCGGTCAAGCGGGGGCCCTACGCCGGAGCGGTGGGCTACTTCTCCTTCTCGGGAAACATGGACACCTGCATCACGATCCGGACCATCCTCTGCCGCCCCGGGCGGGCGTACATCCAGGCGGGCGCCGGGATTGTGGCCGACTCGGACCCGGCGCGGGAGTACCAGGAGACCGCGAGCAAGGCGGAGGCGATGCTGCGGGCGGTGGCCATGGCCGAGACGGGGCTCGAGGGGTAG
- the trxA gene encoding thioredoxin, with protein sequence MAAGIVTVTDQDFDRQVKEGGLTVVDFWADWCGPCRVIAPILEDLAREYAGRLTVAKLNVDENRDIPARFGIRSIPTLLIFKGGARVDQVIGAVPKGVLKAKIEQHL encoded by the coding sequence GTGGCAGCGGGAATCGTCACCGTGACCGACCAGGACTTTGACCGCCAGGTGAAGGAGGGAGGACTCACGGTTGTGGACTTCTGGGCCGACTGGTGCGGTCCGTGCCGAGTCATCGCCCCCATCTTGGAAGATCTGGCCCGGGAGTATGCCGGGCGGCTGACCGTTGCCAAGCTGAACGTGGACGAGAATCGGGACATCCCGGCCCGCTTCGGGATTCGCAGCATTCCGACGCTCCTCATCTTCAAGGGAGGGGCGCGGGTGGACCAGGTCATCGGTGCGGTGCCGAAGGGGGTTCTCAAGGCAAAGATCGAGCAGCACCTTTAG